From Paenibacillus sp. V4I7, one genomic window encodes:
- a CDS encoding 6-phospho-beta-glucosidase, with the protein MTKKLKIAIIGSGSTYTPELIEGMIKRKDVLPIDELVLMDIDARKLEIVGKLCERMIEAASIPCRVILTENLDEALRDADFVLSQIRVGKLPARVLDETIPLKYDLIGQETCGIGGFFKAMRTIPVMLHIANRMQELCPDAWLINFSNPAGIITEAMLNHSKVKMLGLCNVPFNMFKSIRETLQLDHANFTYVGLNHLSWITSIEQDGKDYVKTALDMGLNSEAMKNIPSSGFSKEVVQMVGAIPSSYLEYYYFKEKKLKLLKESELTRGEKCIQIEEELLNIYLDSELHSKPELLSTRGGANYSEVAISLVDAIYNDKQEVHVVNLLNNGALDFMEDSDAVEVCAVIGKNGATPIKVKDFNNQHIIDYMRMVKAYERETVAAAVNGSEDAAMRALLMNPLVGDYDAAHHCFNELKEAHSDYLPQFFAKEK; encoded by the coding sequence ATGACTAAAAAATTGAAAATAGCGATTATTGGATCAGGAAGCACCTACACCCCAGAATTGATTGAAGGAATGATTAAGCGAAAAGACGTATTACCAATAGATGAACTAGTACTCATGGATATTGATGCAAGAAAGCTCGAAATTGTAGGCAAACTCTGTGAACGCATGATAGAGGCAGCGAGTATTCCTTGTCGAGTTATCTTAACCGAAAACTTGGATGAAGCGCTGCGGGATGCGGATTTTGTGTTATCACAAATTCGTGTGGGTAAGCTGCCTGCCCGCGTACTCGACGAGACCATTCCTCTCAAATACGATTTAATCGGGCAAGAAACCTGCGGAATCGGTGGATTTTTCAAAGCCATGCGCACCATTCCCGTTATGCTTCATATTGCCAACCGTATGCAAGAACTGTGTCCGGATGCTTGGCTCATCAATTTCTCCAATCCAGCTGGCATCATTACAGAAGCTATGCTTAATCATTCCAAGGTGAAAATGCTAGGTCTGTGTAATGTCCCTTTCAACATGTTCAAGAGCATTCGTGAAACCTTGCAATTAGACCATGCTAACTTCACCTATGTTGGACTTAACCATTTAAGCTGGATTACATCTATTGAACAAGATGGTAAGGATTATGTGAAAACGGCACTTGATATGGGACTTAACAGTGAAGCGATGAAGAATATTCCTTCAAGCGGATTCAGTAAAGAGGTCGTTCAGATGGTGGGAGCCATACCTTCTTCTTATTTGGAATATTATTACTTCAAAGAGAAGAAGCTAAAATTGCTGAAAGAAAGCGAATTAACACGAGGCGAGAAATGTATACAGATCGAAGAGGAGCTGCTAAACATCTACTTGGATTCCGAGCTGCATTCAAAGCCGGAACTGCTTTCTACTCGCGGCGGTGCCAATTATTCGGAAGTGGCCATCAGTTTAGTCGATGCCATCTATAACGACAAACAAGAGGTACACGTTGTCAACCTTCTTAACAACGGAGCATTAGATTTCATGGAAGACTCCGATGCGGTTGAAGTTTGTGCTGTTATTGGTAAAAATGGCGCCACACCGATCAAAGTGAAAGATTTCAATAATCAACATATCATTGATTATATGCGTATGGTCAAAGCCTATGAGCGTGAAACCGTGGCAGCTGCAGTGAACGGCAGCGAAGATGCCGCCATGCGTGCCCTTTTAATGAATCCATTGGTCGGTGACTACGATGCCGCACATCACTGCTTCAATGAGTTGAAGGAAGCCCATAGCGACTACCTCCCGCAGTTTTTCGCTAAAGAGAAGTAG